A single genomic interval of Aedes aegypti strain LVP_AGWG chromosome 1, AaegL5.0 Primary Assembly, whole genome shotgun sequence harbors:
- the LOC5565926 gene encoding exocyst complex component 5, with amino-acid sequence MLSQYVEELEQDPFEVEEFIERLCWRTNNEIGSDQFDPDLLHETFVETIKDLKILQERQQRKCDKLEDALKDEQKVFVKAIDKFVAKHQISVDYFHQLDEKINSVAGKVIHLGEQLENVNIPRSRAVEAQLLLSHMGDFLMPGPIVNDVYSDKGRLFEAADIIQKLYMISQDLPASRFANAKKKIEGKYDEIEMQLIEEFATAQKMENIDRMKEISTILSQFKGYSQVIDVYIEQSQAVTYGGRDVFDGIVPLCHKNYKIIKQVFNAPDQVMSKFILNIYQLKINQFVQTKLDDRKDEGKYLKTLYELYSRTLKLSNELQEFMKESDDDLLQKLTANIFSSHLASYIEVESRSLEARCQLELRKFYENKNHQKKQVERFHELRRDMQALIGARTNINIAQIEDYGGETFLSEELAINLLQQSSCALERCCLLSKEVDLPRNILKLADILLRFLLHEHVDYALDLGLQAIPIAECKSTPQIYFFDVAQKCNTIVHLLEKTYNASVIPNVLSTAQYTDCIQKKRFYLESIETKIETGLERTLNAIFGWVKTFLQNEQKKTDFKPDSDVDTVASNACLSVVQYVNPLITLIQRTIDGENLSAVMTEFGVRYHRVIYEHLQQFQYNTAGAMCAICDVNEYRKSARPLQSPLVTQLFDVLHALCNLLLVKVENLQEVCGGETLNYLDKSVVMNFIQLRSDYKSIKISNSLKGISDQRHV; translated from the exons ATGCTTTCTCAGTACGTGGAAGAACTGGAACAG GACCCCTTCGAGGTGGAGGAATTCATCGAACGTCTCTGCTGGCGCACCAACAACGAGATCGGCTCGGACCAATTCGACCCGGACCTGCTGCACGAGACGTTCGTGGAGACCATCAAGGATCTGAAGATCCTCCAGGAGCGGCAGCAGCGCAAGTGTGACAAACTGGAGGACGCCCTCAAAGACGAGCAGAAAGTGTTCGTCAAGGCGATCGATAAGTTTGTGGCCAAGCATCAGATCTCGGTGGATTATTTCCATCAGCTGGACGAGAAGATCAATTCGGTGGCCGGGAAGGTCATTCACCTGGGGGAGCAGCTGGAAAATGTGAACATTCCGAGGAGCCGTGCCGTGGAAGCGCAGCTCTTGCTGAGTCATATGGGGGACTTTTTGATGCCGGGGCCGATTGTGAATGACGTGTACAGCGATAAGGGGAGGCTGTTTGAAGCGGCGGATATCATTCAGAAGCTGTACATGATTTCGCAGGATTTGCCTGCGAGTCGATTTGccaatgctaagaagaagatcGAGGGCAAATACGACGAGATCGAGATGCAGTTGATTGAGGAATTTGCCACGGCACAGAAGATGGAGAACATCGACCGGATGAAGGAGATTTCGACAATTCTTTCGCAGTTCAAGGGTTATTCGCAGGTTATTGATGTCTATATCGAGCAGAGTCAGGCCGTCACCTATGGAGGACGGGACGTTTTTGATGGGATTGTCCCTTTATGCcacaaaaactacaaaataaTTAAGCAAGTTTTCAACGCACCGGATCAGGTGATGAGCAAGTTCATTCTAAACATCTACCAGCTGAAGATCAATCAGTTTGTTCAGACCAAGCTGGACGATCGGAAGGACGAAGGAAAGTATCTGAAGACGTTGTACGAACTGTACTCAAGAACATTGAAACTTTCGAACGAGTTGCAAGAGTTTATGAAGGAATCCGACGACGATTTACTTCAAAAACTCACGGCCAATATTTTCTCCTCACATCTGGCATCCTACATTGAGGTGGAAAGCCGCAGTTTGGAAGCGAGATGTCAGCTGGAGCTGCGGAAATTCTACGAGAACAAAAACCATCAGAAGAAGCAAGTTGAGAGGTTCCACGAACTTCGCCGCGATATGCAAGCTTTGATCGGAGCTCGTACGAACATTAACATTGCCCAAATAGAAGACTACGGAGGGGAAACGTTCCTATCGGAAGAGTTGGCCATCAATCTCCTGCAGCAGTCGTCTTGTGCCTTAGAGCGATGCTGTCTACTGTCCAAGGAGGTTGATCTTCCCCGAAACATCCTCAAACTGGCCGACATCTTGCTTAGATTCTTACTTCACGAGCACGTCGACTATGCCCTCGATCTGGGACTGCAGGCAATTCCGATCGCCGAGTGTAAGTCTACGCCACAGATCTACTTCTTCGACGTGGCCCAGAAGTGCAACACCATCGTCCATCTGCTGGAGAAAACCTACAATGCCAGTGTGATTCCCAATGTCCTTTCAACAGCCCAGTACACCGATTGCATCCAGAAGAAGCGCTTCTACCTTGAATCTATCGAAACCAAGATTGAAACTGGTTTGGAGCGCACCTTGAATGCCATCTTTGGCTGGGTCAAAACCTTCCTGCAGAACGAGCAGAAGAAAACGGACTTCAAGCCGGACTCGGACGTAGATACCGTGGCCTCGAATGCCTGCCTGTCCGTCGTTCAGTACGTAAACCCGCTGATCACCCTCATCCAGCGGACGATCGATGGCGAGAATCTGTCGGCGGTCATGACCGAATTCGGCGTTCGCTACCATCGGGTGATCTACGAGCATCTGCAGCAGTTCCAGTACAATACGGCCGGGGCGATGTGCGCCATTTGCGACGTGAACGAGTACCGGAAGAGTGCCCGGCCGCTGCAATCTCCGCTGGTGACGCAGCTGTTCGATGTGCTGCACGCGTTGTGCAACCTGCTGCTGGTCAAGGTGGAGAACTTGCAGGAGGTTTGCGGGGGAGAAACGCTCAACTATCTGGACAAGTCGGTGGTGATGAACTTTATACAGTTGCGCAGCGATTACAAGTCGATTAAGATCTCGAACTCGCTGAAGGGCATTTCCGATCAGCGACACGTTTAG